Proteins from a single region of bacterium:
- a CDS encoding alpha-L-rhamnosidase N-terminal domain-containing protein: MMNVIDACKQANWIWLETVEKDTYAGFVRTFDVDGEPGQAHIGIFADTHYKLYINGQFVNAGPAPFRKPVIMIDDYDVTAYLRPGRNTLFVLARYIGETVKYNTVSQPGVLAALCVTNGDGREMVVKTDEAWKGFSIPAWARETPKMTWALGGIESVDLNLASFRVLSDFASQDYHAGAREGDETTLPKHLKPVRSWREEPLEIRPRTVPILRWSQEKPLRVLHVFTMTPEIYSLRDNAMRLDSEYRVPVYAADEYAMFKGGTVRLNRRKGEKGLAVLYDFMRMTTGDFTITIRSAGQATVDVAFAEHLRDGRPSISRNGSCYYTRLQLAPGLNRFRLFNSNGYQYLYVVLKDFEGDLEILDVVAHESRANLDYQDALVVRDRTVMSIYDISRRSIMLNNQAEPYDCNTRERGTYWGDSLWVLESVGHMTGNFSQLRRLCDAMTDEYAVTGMVNGSLYGMGEPLYDYSLVPVEMLKRYYLFTADTEAVKAHLGTCEKIVADFRRLKNNAGLIMLGSSPAGVGRHGLLFLDHPGLGWHPRTTTGIEREDCNAGINLFYLQALQAVDFLHGVQGRARPLQGEIAALTRAIRETFWMSDKGLLADGRNEARGFFGCSQIVNALAVTTGVLSGAEANFAMQEIVDIERNPWVAQGSPYSYFFIADALSRLEQPGLGVQTIKQYWTPMLERGATTTWEAFGGEHHDSFNHAWSAPLPYLVYRGVMGLVPLAPGYQRIGLTPHLAAFDHFSATYCIPQGQVHMEWEKTGVSTYGLKVHLPKAASAMLRVGGQVIEVSDNYEGSVVL, from the coding sequence ATGATGAATGTCATCGACGCCTGCAAGCAGGCAAACTGGATCTGGCTTGAAACGGTTGAAAAGGACACCTATGCCGGGTTTGTCCGGACCTTTGATGTGGACGGGGAGCCCGGTCAGGCCCACATCGGGATTTTTGCGGACACTCATTATAAGCTTTATATCAATGGTCAGTTCGTCAATGCCGGGCCCGCGCCCTTCCGCAAGCCGGTGATCATGATCGATGACTATGACGTGACCGCCTATCTGCGGCCCGGGCGCAACACGCTGTTTGTACTGGCCCGGTATATCGGGGAAACCGTGAAATACAATACCGTCAGCCAGCCCGGCGTGCTGGCGGCGCTGTGTGTCACCAACGGGGATGGACGCGAGATGGTCGTGAAAACCGATGAGGCCTGGAAGGGATTTTCCATTCCGGCCTGGGCGCGGGAGACCCCGAAAATGACCTGGGCCCTGGGCGGGATCGAGTCGGTTGATCTGAATTTAGCCTCGTTCCGCGTCCTGTCGGACTTTGCCTCGCAGGACTACCATGCGGGCGCGCGGGAAGGGGATGAGACCACGCTTCCTAAACACTTGAAGCCGGTCCGGAGCTGGCGCGAGGAGCCCCTTGAGATTCGTCCGCGTACCGTACCCATTCTGCGGTGGAGCCAGGAGAAGCCGTTGCGCGTACTGCATGTGTTCACGATGACACCGGAGATCTATTCCCTGCGGGATAATGCCATGCGACTGGATAGTGAGTACCGCGTGCCCGTTTATGCCGCCGACGAATATGCCATGTTCAAGGGCGGCACCGTGCGATTGAACCGCCGCAAGGGAGAAAAAGGGTTAGCCGTATTGTATGACTTCATGCGCATGACCACCGGCGATTTCACCATTACCATCCGGTCGGCTGGCCAGGCGACGGTGGATGTGGCCTTTGCCGAGCATCTGCGTGATGGCCGGCCGAGCATCTCCCGGAACGGCTCCTGCTACTACACCCGGCTGCAGCTCGCGCCCGGGCTCAACCGGTTCAGGCTCTTCAACTCCAACGGATACCAGTATCTCTATGTGGTGCTTAAGGATTTTGAGGGGGACCTGGAGATTCTCGATGTGGTCGCCCATGAATCCCGCGCCAATCTGGATTATCAGGATGCCCTGGTGGTGCGGGATCGCACGGTCATGAGCATTTATGACATTTCCCGCCGCAGCATCATGCTCAACAACCAGGCGGAGCCTTACGATTGCAATACCCGGGAGCGCGGCACGTATTGGGGCGATTCCCTCTGGGTGCTCGAGTCGGTGGGGCACATGACGGGCAATTTCTCCCAGCTCCGGCGCCTGTGTGATGCCATGACGGATGAGTATGCCGTCACCGGCATGGTTAACGGGAGTCTCTATGGGATGGGCGAGCCGCTTTATGATTACAGCCTGGTCCCGGTCGAAATGCTCAAGCGGTATTATCTCTTCACGGCGGATACGGAGGCGGTGAAAGCGCATCTGGGGACCTGTGAAAAGATCGTGGCCGATTTCCGGCGGCTCAAAAATAACGCAGGCCTGATTATGCTCGGGTCGAGCCCGGCGGGAGTGGGGCGGCACGGACTGCTCTTTCTTGATCATCCCGGATTGGGATGGCATCCGCGCACGACCACGGGGATTGAGCGTGAGGATTGCAATGCCGGGATCAACCTGTTTTATCTGCAGGCCCTGCAGGCGGTGGACTTCCTTCATGGGGTTCAGGGGAGGGCCCGGCCGCTTCAGGGGGAAATTGCAGCCCTTACACGGGCCATCCGCGAGACCTTTTGGATGTCCGACAAAGGACTTCTTGCGGATGGCCGCAACGAAGCGCGCGGGTTCTTCGGCTGTTCCCAGATTGTTAACGCGTTGGCCGTGACCACTGGGGTATTGTCGGGCGCTGAAGCCAATTTTGCCATGCAGGAGATCGTGGATATTGAACGGAATCCCTGGGTGGCGCAGGGATCGCCCTACTCCTACTTCTTCATTGCCGACGCCTTGAGCCGGTTGGAGCAGCCCGGACTGGGCGTGCAGACCATCAAGCAGTATTGGACGCCGATGCTTGAACGCGGTGCCACGACGACGTGGGAAGCGTTCGGAGGGGAGCACCATGATTCCTTTAATCATGCCTGGAGTGCGCCTTTGCCGTACCTGGTCTATCGGGGGGTGATGGGGTTGGTCCCGCTGGCTCCGGGGTATCAGCGGATTGGGTTGACGCCGCATCTGGCCGCCTTTGATCATTTTTCCGCCACCTATTGCATCCCGCAGGGGCAGGTGCATATGGAATGGGAGAAAACAGGAGTATCGACTTACGGCCTGAAGGTGCATTTGCCAAAGGCTGCTTCTGCAATGCTGCGCGTGGGCGGGCAGGTAATTGAGGTTTCGGATAACTATGAGGGTTCGGTCGTCCTGTAA
- a CDS encoding tetratricopeptide repeat protein, whose product MKKRSQKTRFLVRWSSVALLVILITGLLKWNFTRTNSTTGADRTIQSLKRGAERGDAKAQYRLSLAYDKGAGVEADMAQSITWLRKAAGQGDAQAEFKLGNAYRFGRGVAQDDVEATMWFRKAADQGHAVAQCSLGVAYMVGQGVVSNEVEAVKWFRRSVEQGDILAQYNLGNAYTLGRGVAQDDEAAVKWFRKAADQGHALAQYNLGICYARGRGVDQDIRAAYGWFLLSAAGGDGDAPVFLESLEKLLSPSEKEAARSWMKAWKPAAVTE is encoded by the coding sequence ATGAAGAAGCGCAGTCAGAAAACCAGGTTTTTAGTACGCTGGTCCAGCGTTGCGCTCTTGGTCATTCTGATCACGGGGCTGCTGAAGTGGAATTTCACAAGGACCAATTCAACGACGGGCGCTGACAGAACGATCCAGTCATTGAAGCGTGGGGCAGAACGGGGTGATGCGAAGGCCCAATATAGGCTGAGTCTTGCGTATGACAAAGGGGCGGGGGTTGAAGCCGATATGGCGCAGTCCATCACGTGGCTTCGCAAAGCCGCCGGACAAGGTGACGCGCAGGCGGAATTCAAGTTGGGGAATGCCTACCGGTTTGGCCGGGGGGTGGCGCAGGACGATGTGGAGGCCACGATGTGGTTCCGTAAGGCGGCGGACCAGGGTCATGCGGTGGCGCAATGCAGTCTCGGGGTGGCCTATATGGTGGGTCAGGGTGTTGTCAGCAACGAGGTGGAGGCGGTGAAGTGGTTCCGTAGGTCTGTCGAACAGGGGGATATTCTGGCGCAATACAATCTGGGCAACGCCTATACGCTTGGCCGCGGGGTGGCCCAGGATGATGAGGCGGCGGTGAAGTGGTTCCGTAAGGCGGCAGATCAAGGACATGCCCTGGCACAATATAACCTTGGCATTTGTTATGCCCGAGGGAGAGGTGTGGATCAGGATATCCGCGCGGCCTATGGCTGGTTCCTCTTGTCCGCCGCAGGAGGGGATGGGGATGCCCCTGTATTTCTCGAGTCGCTTGAGAAATTGTTATCGCCGTCGGAAAAGGAAGCCGCACGATCCTGGATGAAGGCGTGGAAGCCTGCAGCGGTGACGGAATGA
- a CDS encoding helix-turn-helix domain-containing protein, whose translation MNIAQVLKAEISRISKHEAKALSSPTRSATIILKKTVVDLKSRLSILEKSNKELQRQVASLIASQPKVEQPDEGRVWISGKGVKALRRKLGLTQDELARLTSVSKGAVVQWESKSGMLKLRDATKKAVMAVRGIGGKAEARKRLEVVKAVKGKKAVLKRRK comes from the coding sequence ATGAACATCGCTCAAGTCCTGAAAGCTGAAATATCACGCATCTCCAAACATGAGGCAAAAGCCCTTTCCTCCCCAACCCGTTCAGCCACCATCATCCTCAAAAAGACGGTGGTCGACCTCAAGAGCCGCCTGTCCATCCTTGAGAAATCCAACAAGGAACTTCAGAGGCAGGTGGCGTCCCTCATAGCCAGCCAACCCAAAGTTGAACAACCTGATGAGGGAAGAGTTTGGATCTCTGGTAAAGGGGTGAAGGCTCTCCGCAGGAAACTGGGGCTGACTCAGGATGAATTGGCGAGACTGACATCGGTCTCCAAGGGGGCGGTGGTTCAATGGGAGAGCAAGTCGGGGATGCTGAAGCTGCGTGACGCCACAAAGAAGGCTGTTATGGCTGTCAGGGGGATAGGTGGTAAAGCTGAGGCGAGGAAGCGGCTGGAGGTGGTCAAGGCTGTTAAAGGCAAGAAGGCTGTTTTGAAGAGGCGGAAATAG